From the Lolium rigidum isolate FL_2022 chromosome 2, APGP_CSIRO_Lrig_0.1, whole genome shotgun sequence genome, one window contains:
- the LOC124690678 gene encoding uncharacterized protein LOC124690678, with translation MYSCSVDRDRSGAAERAVAFGAKYQPCNTAPTARAAASQVLPSDAQPPPRRPRKSASRRSSTTVVATDVSNFRAMVQELTGFQPAPAAIFRPQPRRAHATAASHSLLAVAHGCGGAVLQGRSTDAEATAGNGSRDVPAVVQPLMHPTPGVFDFDGLGDLGLPEFDTWPDFSFE, from the coding sequence ATGTACTCCTGCAGCGTCGACCGAGACCGCTCGGGCGCGGCGGAGCGTGCCGTGGCTTTCGGCGCCAAGTACCAGCCATGCAACACGGCACCGACGGCCCGGGCGGCCGCCAGTCAAGTCCTCCCCTCGGacgcgcagccgccgccgcggcgccccAGGAAGTCGGCGTCGCGCCGGTCGTCCACCACCGTGGTGGCCACCGACGTGTCCAACTTCCGCGCCATGGTTCAGGAGCTCACCGGCTTCCAGCCGGCGCCGGCCGCCATCTTCCGGCCGCAGCCGCGTCGGgcccacgccaccgccgccagccaCTCCCTGCTGGCCGTGGCGCACGGGTGCGGCGGTGCGGTGCTGCAGGGGCGGAGCACAGACGCGGAAGCTACCGCCGGCAACGGCAGCCGCGACGTCCCGGCAGTGGTGCAGCCATTGATGCACCCGACGCCGGGCGTGTTTGACTTTGACGGGCTGGGGGACCTCGGGCTGCCGGAGTTCGATACGTGGCCTGATTTCTCCTTTGAATAG